In Arthrobacter alpinus, a single window of DNA contains:
- a CDS encoding TolB family protein, with translation MARQLRNGQRAELYVIDVETAEPTLRYSSDTLLFEAPNWSPDGSSLLINGDGGLFQLGVDAGELQEIFLGGIAEINNDHVIGPDGRTAFVSSEDGHIYAVGLAAGSAGPRRVTNDNGPHFKHYLHGVSPDGSWLAYIGLALNDGQVRTNVYVLPVAGGADVQLTDDAHPDDGAEFSPDGQWIYFNSERGSTVPGHAQLFRMSVSGGTPEQLTHDERVNWFPHPSPDGTRLAYVSFPPGTLGHPEDVDVQVRILEKDGTTVTLAEVFGGQGTMNVPSWDPTGTRIAIVAYPMDDH, from the coding sequence ATGGCACGACAGCTTCGAAACGGGCAACGAGCCGAACTCTATGTGATCGATGTGGAGACGGCAGAGCCAACGCTGCGGTACTCCAGCGACACGCTGCTCTTCGAGGCGCCCAACTGGAGCCCCGACGGCTCGTCGCTGCTGATCAACGGTGACGGCGGGTTGTTCCAGCTGGGGGTCGACGCCGGGGAACTCCAGGAGATTTTCTTGGGCGGCATCGCCGAGATCAACAATGACCACGTGATCGGCCCCGACGGGCGGACCGCCTTTGTTTCCAGCGAGGACGGGCATATCTACGCCGTGGGTCTTGCGGCAGGGAGTGCGGGGCCGCGCCGCGTGACGAATGACAACGGACCCCACTTCAAGCACTACCTGCACGGCGTTTCCCCGGACGGTTCGTGGCTGGCCTACATTGGACTGGCGCTCAACGACGGGCAGGTCCGCACCAACGTGTATGTGCTACCGGTGGCAGGCGGGGCGGATGTGCAGCTCACCGACGACGCTCACCCGGACGACGGTGCCGAATTCTCGCCCGACGGGCAGTGGATCTACTTCAACTCCGAACGTGGTTCCACGGTCCCTGGCCACGCCCAACTGTTCCGGATGTCGGTCTCTGGCGGCACCCCGGAACAGCTCACCCACGACGAGCGGGTCAACTGGTTCCCACACCCGTCACCGGACGGGACCCGGCTTGCTTACGTCAGTTTCCCGCCCGGCACGCTGGGGCACCCGGAGGATGTTGACGTCCAGGTCCGGATACTGGAGAAGGACGGCACCACGGTGACCCTGGCCGAAGTGTTCGGCGGCCAGGGCACCATGAATGTGCCCAGCTGGGATCCCACGGGCACCAGGATCGCGATAGTCGCCTACCCAATGGATGACCACTAG
- a CDS encoding S1C family serine protease: MHQTPSIPWFRRLPLSAVIASAVAVALVAGLAGGWITYLLTRPATTSVAAGAGVCDSTAVANQVLPGVVTVSVSNGDASGVGSGVIVRKEGYIMTNNHVISAAANGGTIEVLFSDGNSSEAELVGRDPKSDLAVLKVKSGKTLPTVELGRSANVLVGQPVVALGAPLGLSSTVTSGIVSALGRNVPVPSDDDSAAVLVGAIQTDASINPGNSGGALVDCAGQLIGINSAIATIPNEANVSTGSVGIGFSIPVDLAARITEQLIDTGKVAYPFFGVSAVPLPPEAAAQFGVSDGLYLQSVLPGGPADKAGLQRSDVVTLLDDRPATSIAVLSEVTLGKKAGDIIKVTYVRDGKTATTNLTLGTIP; encoded by the coding sequence TTGCATCAAACGCCCAGCATCCCCTGGTTCAGGCGCCTGCCGCTGTCCGCAGTCATCGCCAGCGCCGTTGCCGTGGCACTAGTGGCGGGGCTGGCCGGAGGCTGGATCACCTACCTGCTGACGCGTCCCGCGACCACAAGCGTTGCTGCCGGTGCAGGGGTGTGTGATTCCACAGCCGTTGCCAATCAGGTGCTGCCCGGGGTGGTCACCGTATCCGTCAGCAATGGTGACGCCAGCGGCGTGGGAAGTGGCGTCATTGTCCGCAAGGAAGGCTACATTATGACGAACAACCACGTCATTTCCGCAGCGGCAAACGGTGGCACCATTGAGGTGTTGTTCAGCGATGGCAATAGCTCCGAGGCGGAACTTGTGGGCCGTGATCCCAAGTCGGATCTTGCTGTCCTGAAGGTAAAGTCCGGCAAGACGCTGCCCACCGTTGAACTGGGCAGGTCTGCCAACGTTTTGGTGGGCCAGCCGGTGGTGGCGCTCGGCGCGCCCCTGGGCCTCTCCAGCACCGTTACCTCCGGCATTGTCAGCGCACTGGGCCGGAACGTGCCCGTTCCCAGCGACGACGACTCAGCAGCCGTACTGGTTGGCGCCATCCAAACTGACGCCTCCATCAACCCCGGAAATTCCGGCGGCGCACTGGTTGACTGCGCCGGGCAACTGATTGGCATCAACAGCGCCATCGCCACCATCCCCAACGAAGCCAATGTTTCCACCGGAAGCGTGGGCATTGGATTCTCCATCCCCGTTGACCTGGCAGCCCGGATCACGGAGCAACTCATCGACACAGGCAAAGTGGCTTACCCATTCTTCGGCGTGAGCGCCGTTCCGCTCCCGCCCGAGGCCGCGGCGCAGTTTGGCGTATCGGACGGCCTGTACCTGCAGTCTGTACTGCCCGGCGGCCCCGCAGACAAGGCCGGTTTGCAGCGCAGCGACGTTGTGACGCTCCTGGACGACCGCCCGGCCACCAGCATTGCCGTGCTGTCGGAAGTCACGCTCGGCAAGAAGGCCGGGGACATCATCAAGGTCACTTATGTACGCGACGGCAAGACGGCCACCACCAACCTCACCCTGGGAACAATTCCCTAA
- a CDS encoding ThuA domain-containing protein produces MAEKLNILVWNEGVHELNNEPATIGDMYPAGMHGTIAEALREYYPDANITTATLADPEHGQSEETLAATDVVLWWGHIAHGDVADEVVERVQRHVLGGMGLVALHSAHFSKIFIKLLGTTCSLKWRNEGERELVWTVKPSHPIAAGIESPIVIPKQEMYGELFDIPEPDDLIFISSFAGGEVFRSGVTFSRGKGRIFYFSPGDQEYPVYHHPQVQRVLANGVGWVAQPNQHRAHPVVSNPAWESFIN; encoded by the coding sequence CCTGGTCTGGAACGAAGGCGTCCACGAGCTCAACAACGAACCCGCCACCATCGGGGACATGTACCCTGCGGGCATGCACGGCACCATCGCCGAGGCGCTGCGCGAGTACTACCCTGACGCCAACATCACCACGGCCACCCTGGCCGACCCCGAGCATGGCCAGAGCGAAGAAACCTTGGCGGCGACCGACGTCGTCCTCTGGTGGGGCCATATTGCCCACGGCGACGTCGCCGACGAGGTGGTGGAGCGCGTGCAGCGCCACGTGCTTGGCGGGATGGGGCTCGTGGCGCTGCACTCGGCGCACTTTTCCAAGATTTTCATCAAGCTGCTCGGCACCACCTGCTCTTTGAAATGGCGCAATGAGGGCGAACGCGAACTTGTGTGGACGGTCAAGCCCTCACACCCCATCGCGGCTGGCATTGAAAGCCCCATCGTCATCCCGAAGCAGGAAATGTACGGTGAACTGTTTGATATCCCCGAGCCCGATGACCTGATCTTCATCAGCTCCTTTGCCGGGGGAGAGGTGTTCCGCTCCGGCGTCACCTTCTCACGCGGCAAGGGACGGATCTTCTACTTCAGCCCGGGCGATCAGGAATACCCTGTTTACCACCATCCGCAGGTTCAGCGCGTCCTCGCCAACGGGGTTGGCTGGGTGGCGCAGCCGAATCAGCACCGGGCGCACCCTGTGGTGAGCAATCCGGCCTGGGAATCATTCATTAACTAG
- a CDS encoding DsbA family oxidoreductase, producing MKIEIWSDVACPWCYIGKRRFETALNGFAHKDSVEVQWRSYQLDPTIPEHYDGTELSYLSDRKGMDPAQVKGMFAHVTEQAAGEGLNYKFDDVVVANSFNAHQLLHLAKANGKGDAVKEALLSAHFEHGVDIGAREALVKVGTEAGLSAVDINEALDSDTYADDVRHDFAEARALGVTGVPFFVIDRKYGLSGAQPAELFSQALEQAWQEANPLTMVGAGGTDAEACGPDGCAV from the coding sequence ATGAAGATTGAGATCTGGTCCGACGTGGCCTGCCCCTGGTGCTACATTGGCAAGCGCCGTTTTGAAACAGCCCTGAACGGCTTTGCACACAAGGATTCCGTGGAGGTGCAGTGGCGCAGCTACCAGCTGGACCCCACCATCCCCGAGCACTACGACGGCACCGAGCTGAGTTACCTGAGCGACCGCAAGGGCATGGACCCGGCGCAGGTCAAGGGCATGTTCGCCCACGTCACCGAGCAGGCTGCCGGTGAGGGCCTGAACTACAAGTTCGACGACGTTGTGGTGGCCAACAGCTTCAACGCCCACCAGCTGCTGCACCTGGCCAAGGCGAATGGAAAGGGCGACGCCGTCAAGGAAGCCCTGCTCTCGGCTCACTTTGAGCACGGCGTGGACATTGGCGCCCGCGAGGCACTGGTCAAGGTCGGCACCGAAGCCGGACTGTCCGCCGTCGACATCAACGAGGCACTGGACTCCGATACGTATGCCGATGACGTCCGCCACGACTTCGCCGAGGCCCGGGCGCTCGGCGTGACCGGCGTTCCATTCTTCGTGATCGACCGCAAGTACGGCCTGTCCGGCGCCCAGCCGGCCGAGCTGTTCTCACAGGCCCTCGAGCAGGCCTGGCAGGAAGCCAACCCGCTGACCATGGTCGGGGCCGGCGGAACCGATGCCGAGGCGTGCGGCCCGGACGGCTGCGCTGTCTAA